In Pseudobacter ginsenosidimutans, the following are encoded in one genomic region:
- a CDS encoding GNAT family N-acetyltransferase has product MDPEGFIIRIAGQMDEQYAAAISAETERSAIERGSGISKRPASCIIQKMREGKAVIAVTEAGEWAGFSYIEVWSNGEFVSNSGLIVAPAFRRTGVAAAIKERIFQLSRALYPQAKIFSITTGLAIMKMNARLGFEPVTFNEITKDAAFWEGCKSCVNHSILQSKKCKNCLCTAMLYMPEIV; this is encoded by the coding sequence ATGGACCCTGAAGGTTTCATAATCAGAATAGCCGGCCAGATGGACGAGCAATATGCAGCAGCCATTTCAGCCGAAACAGAAAGATCAGCCATAGAAAGAGGATCAGGTATTTCAAAAAGACCTGCTTCCTGCATCATTCAGAAAATGCGTGAGGGCAAAGCCGTAATAGCGGTTACTGAAGCAGGAGAGTGGGCTGGATTTTCCTATATCGAAGTATGGAGTAATGGTGAATTCGTTTCCAATTCCGGATTGATAGTTGCTCCGGCATTCCGCAGAACCGGTGTGGCGGCGGCAATCAAAGAAAGGATTTTCCAATTGAGTCGCGCACTGTATCCTCAGGCGAAAATATTCAGCATCACTACCGGACTGGCGATCATGAAAATGAATGCCAGGCTGGGTTTTGAGCCGGTCACTTTCAATGAGATCACAAAGGATGCTGCATTCTGGGAAGGATGCAAAAGCTGTGTGAACCATTCGATCCTGCAATCGAAAAAATGTAAGAACTGTTTGTGTACGGCCATGTTGTACATGCCGGAAATAGTTTAA
- a CDS encoding DUF7674 family protein translates to MITRYEVPVLLKATIPDLQQTCMPAKASLEIYVAMNSFTDLTRHAVEDHNMNLAKRCFTLAEKLYREGDSLVKLLIENCFVYSFSLFMPKDRHEMLIVESMIPASLYNLYVKQVSASGC, encoded by the coding sequence ATGATCACCCGTTATGAAGTGCCGGTATTGCTGAAAGCAACAATACCCGACTTGCAACAAACCTGTATGCCTGCAAAAGCTTCCCTGGAAATTTATGTGGCCATGAATTCCTTTACTGATCTTACCCGCCATGCTGTGGAAGACCATAATATGAATCTCGCAAAGCGATGTTTTACCCTCGCAGAAAAACTGTACAGGGAAGGTGATAGCCTGGTGAAACTCCTTATCGAAAATTGTTTCGTGTATTCATTCAGTTTATTCATGCCGAAAGACAGACATGAAATGCTGATCGTGGAATCCATGATCCCCGCTTCTTTATACAATCTGTACGTTAAGCAGGTATCTGCTTCAGGTTGTTGA
- a CDS encoding response regulator → MNSSFKRNLIIGFGFSLLLLVISSVASYMSIRNLLKSAEQVEHTNQVIRGLDKVVTQLINAETGQRGYLLTGEDNFLQPYQGAIDDAKTAIADVRKLTMDHNAQQLSLNQLQEIVVLRLSMLQKLIMKKQRGQQATAEELQEGKQYMDQARAIIAAMVDRENQLLLERTTQMNRFAGYTPTLIVIAALLSIILTVISFARVSSDFERTTQLQLALQEKDQQISRRINLIQEVAGKVSTGDYSVRVQETDQQDTLGNLAVSLNQMAHSLETSFNSLADKEWLQAGIASLNEQMLGEYELPVLTRNIIEYVADYTGSQVGAFYVSDADATLKFTKGFAYDESQGKTSFNIGEGLVGQAASGRKLMRISNVQPDQMLVSHATGQILPKNIVAIPLLHERKVMGVMELASIREYNTNEMAFLENISHIIGTVLNSVENRKRLQELLEETQSQSEELQAQHNELENINSELEAQTEKLQASEEELKVQQEELLEANEELEERARLLEEKNQLVFERNIEIQRKAEELEQSTRYKSEFLANMSHELRTPLNSILLLSRLMSENNENNLNSEQIEYARVIQGSGQGLLALIDEILDLSKIEAGKMELLYSDVPVKDVLEDMSALFTPIAKEKGIEFRTSIGEHAQRIIETDRLRLEQIIKNLIANALKFTSQGFVELQVSMTARNSNHISISVHDTGIGIAPEKQQLIFDAFRQADGSTRRKYGGTGLGLSISRELARLLGGEIMLQSEPGKGSIFTIDIPVSKAAAAIHSATEEELHAGEQLTTPTLKPLIPEKEIRQRYISDVIPDPVPDDRNDILTDDRVILIVEDDTNFAESLLKFTRRKGYKGVVAVRGDEALDLAVKFRPAGILLDIQLPVKDGWEVMEELKNNTDTRHIPVHMMSAYDGKYKSLSKGAVDFINKPVAYEQMQDIFERIEFMLNNNPRKVLIVEENLKHAKALAFYLENYAVNTEIRNTVNSSVEALQKQEVNCVILDMGVPNQRSYDTLEQVKKQPGLENIPIIIFTGRNLSKAEEVKIKQYADSIVIKTAHSYQRILDEVSLFLHLVEEKNNTTKPSNNLGVLQEVLKNKTVLIADDDIRNIYSLTKALETYQMKVVSATDGKEALQQLQEHPETDIVLMDMMMPEMDGYESTRRIKSNPKFKRVPVIAVTAKAMIGDREKCIEAGASDYISKPVDIDQLLSLLRVWLYDSAK, encoded by the coding sequence ATGAATTCCTCTTTCAAACGTAACCTCATCATAGGATTCGGATTTTCCCTCCTGCTGCTCGTGATCAGCTCCGTGGCCAGTTATATGAGCATACGCAACCTGCTGAAAAGTGCAGAACAGGTGGAACATACCAACCAGGTGATCCGCGGGCTGGATAAAGTGGTTACACAACTGATCAATGCGGAAACCGGTCAGCGTGGTTACCTGCTCACAGGTGAAGATAATTTCCTGCAACCTTACCAGGGCGCTATCGATGATGCCAAAACAGCCATTGCGGATGTAAGGAAACTGACGATGGACCATAATGCACAACAACTCAGCCTGAACCAGCTGCAGGAAATTGTAGTGCTTCGACTGAGCATGCTGCAGAAGCTCATCATGAAAAAACAGCGGGGCCAACAGGCAACCGCAGAAGAACTGCAGGAAGGTAAACAGTATATGGACCAGGCCAGGGCTATCATTGCTGCAATGGTTGACAGGGAAAACCAGTTATTGCTGGAGCGCACAACCCAGATGAACAGGTTTGCAGGCTACACACCTACCCTGATCGTGATCGCTGCATTGCTCAGCATCATCCTCACCGTGATATCCTTTGCCCGTGTGAGCAGTGACTTTGAAAGAACAACACAATTGCAACTGGCTTTGCAGGAAAAAGACCAGCAGATCAGCCGCCGCATCAACCTGATCCAGGAAGTGGCAGGAAAAGTTTCCACAGGCGATTACTCTGTGCGTGTGCAGGAAACAGACCAGCAGGATACGCTTGGCAACCTTGCCGTGTCTCTCAACCAGATGGCGCATTCGCTGGAGACTTCTTTCAATTCCCTGGCAGATAAAGAATGGTTGCAGGCTGGCATCGCCAGTCTTAATGAACAAATGCTTGGCGAATACGAATTGCCTGTATTGACCCGCAATATCATTGAATACGTTGCAGATTACACCGGCAGCCAGGTAGGTGCTTTCTATGTTTCCGATGCAGATGCTACCTTGAAATTCACCAAAGGATTTGCATACGATGAAAGCCAGGGTAAAACCAGTTTCAATATCGGCGAAGGTCTGGTGGGCCAGGCCGCTTCCGGAAGAAAACTGATGCGGATCAGCAATGTTCAACCTGACCAGATGCTGGTGTCTCACGCTACTGGTCAAATACTTCCAAAGAATATCGTAGCCATTCCACTTTTACATGAAAGAAAAGTGATGGGTGTGATGGAGCTCGCTTCCATCAGGGAATACAATACCAACGAAATGGCTTTCCTCGAAAATATTTCACATATCATCGGCACAGTACTCAACAGTGTGGAAAACAGGAAAAGGCTACAGGAGCTCCTGGAGGAAACACAAAGCCAGTCCGAAGAATTACAGGCGCAACATAACGAGCTGGAAAATATCAACAGCGAACTGGAAGCACAAACTGAAAAGCTCCAGGCTTCCGAAGAAGAACTGAAAGTGCAGCAGGAAGAATTACTGGAAGCAAATGAGGAACTTGAAGAGCGTGCACGATTGCTGGAAGAAAAGAACCAGCTGGTATTCGAGCGCAATATCGAGATACAGCGCAAGGCCGAAGAGCTGGAACAAAGCACCCGCTACAAATCTGAATTCCTCGCCAATATGAGCCATGAGCTGCGTACGCCGCTCAACTCAATCCTGCTGCTGAGCAGGCTGATGTCAGAGAACAACGAGAATAATCTGAACAGCGAACAGATCGAATATGCGCGCGTGATCCAGGGATCGGGACAGGGACTTCTGGCATTGATAGACGAGATCCTGGACCTGAGCAAGATCGAAGCTGGAAAAATGGAATTGCTTTATTCTGATGTTCCCGTGAAAGATGTTCTGGAAGATATGTCGGCACTCTTCACTCCCATCGCAAAAGAGAAAGGCATCGAATTCAGGACCAGCATCGGTGAGCACGCGCAGCGCATTATCGAAACAGACAGGCTGCGGCTGGAACAGATCATCAAGAACCTCATCGCCAATGCCCTCAAGTTCACCTCACAGGGATTTGTTGAATTACAGGTGAGCATGACCGCCAGAAACAGCAATCATATCTCCATCTCTGTGCATGATACCGGAATCGGCATTGCGCCGGAGAAACAACAACTCATTTTTGACGCCTTCCGCCAGGCGGATGGTTCCACCCGCCGAAAATATGGTGGCACCGGGCTTGGCCTCAGCATCAGCCGCGAACTGGCGCGATTGCTGGGCGGCGAGATCATGCTGCAGAGCGAGCCTGGCAAAGGCAGCATCTTCACCATCGACATACCCGTATCAAAGGCTGCAGCTGCTATCCACAGTGCCACCGAAGAAGAACTGCATGCCGGGGAACAACTGACAACACCTACCCTGAAGCCGCTGATACCAGAGAAAGAGATCCGCCAGCGCTATATCAGCGATGTGATTCCTGATCCCGTTCCGGACGACAGGAACGATATCCTCACCGATGATCGTGTGATCCTCATCGTGGAAGATGATACCAATTTCGCAGAGAGTCTGCTCAAATTCACCCGCCGCAAAGGATACAAGGGCGTAGTGGCCGTCCGCGGCGATGAAGCCCTGGACCTCGCTGTGAAATTCAGACCTGCAGGTATCCTGCTGGATATCCAGCTGCCCGTCAAAGATGGCTGGGAAGTGATGGAAGAACTGAAGAACAATACCGATACCCGTCATATCCCCGTGCACATGATGAGCGCTTACGATGGCAAATACAAGAGCCTGTCCAAAGGAGCTGTGGACTTCATCAACAAGCCTGTGGCCTACGAACAGATGCAGGATATTTTCGAGCGGATCGAATTCATGCTCAACAACAACCCGCGCAAGGTGCTGATTGTGGAAGAGAACCTGAAACACGCGAAAGCATTAGCTTTCTACCTGGAGAATTATGCCGTGAACACCGAGATCCGCAATACCGTGAACAGCTCTGTGGAAGCATTGCAGAAACAGGAAGTGAATTGCGTGATCCTGGACATGGGCGTTCCCAACCAGCGCAGCTATGATACACTGGAACAGGTGAAGAAACAACCAGGGCTTGAAAATATTCCTATCATCATTTTCACCGGACGCAATCTCAGCAAAGCCGAAGAAGTGAAGATCAAGCAGTATGCAGACAGTATCGTTATCAAAACCGCACATTCCTATCAGCGCATACTCGATGAGGTGAGCCTCTTCCTGCACCTGGTGGAAGAAAAGAACAATACAACCAAACCCTCCAATAACCTGGGGGTCTTGCAGGAAGTATTGAAGAACAAAACAGTACTGATTGCGGACGATGATATCCGTAATATCTATTCGCTGACCAAGGCGCTGGAGACCTACCAGATGAAAGTGGTGTCGGCCACTGATGGCAAGGAAGCGTTGCAGCAGTTGCAGGAACATCCTGAAACCGATATCGTGCTGATGGATATGATGATGCCGGAAATGGACGGATACGAATCCACCCGAAGGATCAAGAGCAACCCGAAATTCAAAAGGGTGCCCGTGATTGCCGTAACAGCCAAGGCGATGATCGGCGACAGGGAAAAATGTATCGAAGCAGGCGCTTCTGACTATATCAGCAAACCCGTGGATATCGATCAGTTATTATCTTTACTGCGTGTATGGTTATACGATTCGGCAAAATAA
- a CDS encoding chemotaxis protein CheB yields the protein MEKDLLNRTFNLIIIGGSAGSLQVILKLLPELRLQLPVTIVIVLHRKPSHDETLVELLSAKSRWPVREVEEKEPILPNHIYIAPADYHLLVESDFTFSLDVSEKVNYSRPSIDIAFESAAEVYGPSVLAILLSGANADGQEGMQNIKSAGGACIVQDPDTAEVAYMPLQAITHVEIDNVLHAEEMAPFLNVLFEQR from the coding sequence ATGGAGAAAGATCTCTTAAACAGAACATTCAACCTGATCATCATCGGCGGATCTGCCGGCAGCCTGCAGGTGATACTGAAGCTATTGCCCGAACTTCGTTTGCAGTTGCCTGTTACCATCGTGATTGTTTTACATCGTAAACCATCACACGATGAAACATTGGTTGAATTACTGTCTGCCAAAAGCCGCTGGCCCGTCCGGGAAGTGGAAGAGAAAGAACCTATCCTCCCCAATCATATTTACATCGCTCCTGCCGATTACCATCTGCTGGTGGAGTCCGATTTCACTTTTTCACTTGATGTTTCAGAAAAAGTGAACTACAGCAGGCCCAGTATCGATATCGCTTTCGAGTCTGCAGCAGAAGTGTATGGTCCTTCAGTGCTGGCTATCCTTCTATCCGGCGCCAATGCAGATGGACAGGAAGGAATGCAGAACATCAAATCTGCCGGAGGCGCCTGTATTGTGCAGGATCCCGATACTGCTGAAGTAGCGTATATGCCATTGCAGGCCATCACCCATGTAGAGATCGATAACGTTTTGCACGCCGAAGAAATGGCGCCCTTCCTCAATGTATTGTTTGAACAACGTTGA
- a CDS encoding response regulator transcription factor has translation MIRVLIVEDEIIIARFIELQLLNNFDCETRVAISPKEAREAMPDMQPHLLLCDINLCDEITGIALVAELKNSYSFETIFITSYQNKNIIEQASATNPANYIIKPVDEAQLFAGIQLVMTKIGLQQPATKEKASQAIEQLNNTEFMILREIRNQKTTKEIAKALHLSPYTIKNHRHNICRKLDLEEGNNALLKWVMQNQHLLK, from the coding sequence ATGATACGTGTACTGATAGTAGAAGATGAGATCATTATTGCCAGGTTCATCGAACTGCAATTGCTGAATAATTTCGATTGCGAAACCCGTGTGGCCATTTCCCCGAAAGAAGCCAGGGAAGCAATGCCTGATATGCAGCCGCACCTGCTGCTCTGCGATATCAATCTCTGTGATGAGATCACCGGCATTGCACTGGTGGCTGAACTGAAGAACAGCTACAGCTTTGAAACCATTTTCATCACTTCGTATCAGAATAAGAATATCATCGAACAGGCATCCGCCACCAATCCTGCCAATTATATCATCAAGCCTGTGGATGAAGCCCAGCTCTTTGCAGGCATCCAACTGGTGATGACGAAGATCGGGCTGCAACAACCCGCTACAAAAGAAAAAGCCAGCCAGGCCATCGAGCAGCTCAACAATACAGAGTTCATGATCCTCCGCGAGATCCGCAATCAGAAGACCACCAAGGAAATTGCGAAAGCATTGCATCTGAGTCCTTACACCATCAAGAACCATCGCCATAATATCTGCAGAAAACTCGACCTGGAAGAAGGGAATAATGCATTATTGAAATGGGTGATGCAGAACCAGCATTTACTGAAGTAG
- a CDS encoding histidine kinase dimerization/phosphoacceptor domain -containing protein, translating to MTPLRPLNLLCCCILLLFSMAAKADTLMISTPQLNGSHILLLPYFKAWEDPQNRPDTTNLLQRSNSFRPLDELQPQSRTSFYWLSMDLKNATTARQDLALAFSSLTYVDVYLYRNGQCIQHGITGHFREHRLISQGDTRLSVQLKLEPLQTYRLILKVHHSKRYKPVFNFYLQPKDAYTEQAHRKEIIDSFSLGAVILFFIYALLSFIVSRFRPYLWLMCFIVGIGLYGACSAGYFIEWFFPNDAPSGWLFNTPSAHLGSFGIYMLLLDFWQMKKYNPILYRLGIMLIIEVTLLTCFGFTVNAVSGNFNLVNTINLCSFPLPLAFMCASLWICWKRLTRPQKYLGYGLLLFFLAAAYTVATSAILHEKSIIMAPYISNFTTLAVFLLFATGLKEELRQHEIDKNAALGALNELQQHQKAMLEQEVEDRTSQLKISNSRLTEQTALLADRNTKIETLINEINHRVKNNLQLLYSLISLQVPSIPDNASREILKGNLGKIKAMMLVNQKLFRFDEGSSVNVEDFTQELTAHLKKIYDSKSRIRIIQEVEKGVMLHGKITLSFGLILSELLTNSFKYAFADHDNPQISIRVETMNNEIRFLYADNGAGMELNKPLERISMGVSLVHDLARQMNGKLQVSNQNGLRYEFIIPV from the coding sequence ATGACCCCGCTCCGTCCTCTGAACCTGCTATGCTGCTGCATATTGCTGCTGTTTTCTATGGCGGCAAAGGCAGATACGCTCATGATCAGCACACCGCAGCTCAACGGAAGTCATATCCTGCTCCTCCCTTATTTCAAAGCCTGGGAAGATCCTCAGAACCGGCCGGACACTACCAATCTCTTACAGCGTTCCAATTCTTTCCGGCCGCTCGATGAGCTGCAGCCCCAGAGCCGGACCAGCTTCTACTGGCTGAGTATGGACCTGAAGAATGCAACTACTGCCCGGCAGGACCTGGCCCTTGCCTTCTCCAGCCTCACTTACGTAGACGTATACCTTTACCGTAACGGACAATGTATCCAGCATGGCATCACCGGCCATTTCCGGGAACATAGGCTGATCAGTCAAGGAGATACCAGGCTGAGCGTGCAGCTCAAATTAGAGCCGTTGCAGACCTACCGGCTCATTCTCAAAGTGCATCACTCCAAACGGTATAAACCCGTTTTCAACTTCTATCTCCAACCGAAAGATGCATACACGGAGCAGGCCCACCGTAAAGAGATCATCGACTCTTTTTCACTCGGTGCTGTAATCCTGTTTTTCATTTATGCATTATTATCTTTTATCGTCAGCCGCTTCAGGCCCTATCTCTGGCTCATGTGCTTCATTGTGGGCATCGGCTTATACGGCGCCTGCTCTGCGGGATATTTTATCGAATGGTTCTTTCCCAATGATGCACCTTCCGGCTGGCTGTTCAATACGCCATCGGCGCATCTCGGCAGTTTCGGCATCTACATGCTGCTGCTGGATTTCTGGCAAATGAAAAAATACAATCCCATCCTTTACAGGCTGGGCATTATGCTGATCATTGAAGTGACCCTGCTCACCTGTTTCGGTTTTACAGTAAATGCGGTCTCCGGCAATTTCAACCTGGTGAATACCATCAACCTTTGCAGTTTCCCGTTGCCGCTGGCCTTCATGTGTGCGTCGTTATGGATTTGCTGGAAAAGACTTACGCGTCCTCAGAAATATCTCGGCTATGGATTGTTGCTTTTCTTCCTCGCCGCTGCTTATACTGTGGCCACTTCCGCTATTCTGCATGAGAAGAGCATTATTATGGCGCCTTATATTTCCAATTTCACTACCCTGGCCGTGTTTTTGCTTTTCGCAACTGGACTGAAAGAGGAACTGCGCCAGCATGAGATCGATAAGAACGCGGCGCTCGGTGCGCTCAATGAATTGCAGCAGCACCAGAAAGCAATGCTGGAGCAGGAAGTAGAAGACCGTACCTCTCAACTCAAGATCTCCAACAGTCGCCTCACAGAGCAAACTGCGCTGCTGGCAGACCGTAATACGAAGATCGAAACGCTGATCAACGAGATCAATCACCGTGTAAAGAACAACCTGCAATTGCTGTACAGTCTTATCAGCCTCCAGGTGCCGAGTATTCCGGATAATGCCAGTCGCGAGATCCTCAAAGGCAATCTTGGCAAGATCAAAGCCATGATGCTGGTGAACCAGAAACTGTTCCGTTTTGATGAGGGTTCTTCCGTGAACGTGGAGGATTTCACTCAGGAGCTGACGGCGCACCTGAAAAAGATCTACGATAGCAAGAGCAGGATCCGTATTATCCAGGAAGTGGAAAAAGGAGTGATGCTGCATGGCAAGATCACACTATCTTTCGGCCTGATACTTTCCGAGCTGCTGACCAACTCGTTCAAATATGCATTTGCCGATCACGATAATCCGCAGATCAGCATCCGGGTGGAAACGATGAACAATGAGATCCGTTTTTTGTATGCAGATAACGGAGCAGGAATGGAATTGAACAAGCCGCTTGAGCGCATATCCATGGGCGTTTCACTGGTTCATGATCTTGCCCGGCAGATGAACGGTAAATTGCAGGTAAGCAATCAGAATGGGCTCAGGTATGAATTCATAATCCCCGTGTAA
- a CDS encoding CheR family methyltransferase, with protein MEYKLHDAEIDLLMQDVLEKYGYDFTSYSKASLKRRVNRLYALDKFNHFADFRQHVLIDATYFRRFVEEITVNVTEMFRDPSFYKSIREEVLPVLATHPFIRIWHAGCSTGEEVYSMAIMLEEANLLHKSLLYATDLNPGVLEKLRKGIFPLRYMKQYSENYIQSGGKQDFSQYYTARYDWARFDEKLAARMVVAPHNLVSDHSFNEFQLIFCRNVLIYFDRSLQNRALNLFDESLDMLGFLALGGKENLKYSGIYRKYRQLENRERIWRKIS; from the coding sequence TTGGAATATAAATTACATGACGCGGAAATAGACCTGCTGATGCAGGATGTGCTGGAGAAGTACGGGTACGATTTTACCAGCTACTCCAAAGCATCGCTGAAGCGCAGGGTGAACCGGCTGTATGCGTTGGACAAGTTCAACCACTTTGCCGATTTCCGCCAGCATGTATTGATCGATGCCACTTATTTCCGCCGGTTCGTGGAAGAGATCACCGTGAACGTTACCGAAATGTTCCGCGATCCATCTTTCTACAAATCCATTCGCGAAGAAGTATTACCCGTGCTGGCCACACATCCTTTCATCCGTATCTGGCACGCGGGCTGCTCTACCGGTGAGGAAGTGTATTCCATGGCCATCATGCTGGAAGAGGCCAATCTCCTGCACAAGAGCCTGCTCTACGCAACCGATCTCAATCCCGGCGTGCTGGAGAAACTGCGCAAAGGCATCTTCCCGCTCCGCTACATGAAACAATATTCCGAAAACTATATCCAGAGCGGCGGCAAACAGGATTTCAGTCAGTACTACACAGCGCGGTACGACTGGGCCCGGTTCGATGAAAAGCTGGCTGCAAGAATGGTTGTGGCGCCGCATAACCTGGTATCCGATCATTCCTTCAATGAATTTCAACTGATCTTCTGCCGTAATGTGCTGATCTATTTCGACCGGTCATTGCAAAACAGGGCGCTCAATCTGTTTGATGAAAGTCTTGATATGCTTGGCTTCCTGGCGCTCGGCGGAAAAGAGAACCTGAAATATTCCGGGATCTACCGTAAATACCGTCAACTGGAAAACAGGGAAAGAATATGGAGAAAGATCTCTTAA
- a CDS encoding ABC transporter permease: MIKSYFRSALRTITRNKLSSFIHVFGLGLAMTVGLMIMIRLQDDLSWDQFHPNSQLIYRITTEVKKADGTVYQMASSPIPLHADITQHSSQIKAAVNIYPVLNGLIQSDGREFNINGAYTDPSFFTVFGFEPEKGNITTALQQPNSIVLTRSTAEKLFGNAEPLGKLISTVSGQTFTVTAVLKEPPGKTHFPFEAYASMSSLSATNPIELSNWFAFQSSYNYVLLKDASAAASFRQHLNSTAAMLNRQQPGMHVAFHLQSFNDITPSQDRLLNEMGGASSWSKMLTECGVALLILLAACFNYTNLTIARALKKAKEIGIRKIIGASRAQVFLQCIAEAMLLSLLALLFAWLIVSFLVRYAPFNDGYEFIPSSFSYNSVIIVCSLAFAIFTGLLAGASPAWLLSSFTPLKVLRNFASLKIIGKAGLQKTLIVFQYSLSLVMIIFLVTFYRQFDHMAKLDPGFRLKDVVSISTSGNNNLVLQKEISSLSGITAVSLSTANPGAQFRGAAGNAWHHEKQSSFTLKYIYADADFIPLMQLKILAGKNFTPSAGNDIETVVVINEQAAKAMGFQDPDAAIGQPLHVNDSLRLNVCGVIKDFYFEGTGRAVTPLALRFNPGSANTLFAVASPKTNRQQLKAAVEAVWKKTGVASQPFRINWLDEEYTRNYSQGATISLLAYLCFIAVVIATLGLLGIVIHTIETRKKEITIRKIIGADRKQLISILSSGFVRLLFIAGLIAMPLGYMLGYMFLFNFAERVNFGFLNVVFCFLFLLGAGLFTIIPQTWAAAGSDPVEGLRSE; the protein is encoded by the coding sequence ATGATCAAAAGCTACTTCAGATCGGCCTTAAGGACCATCACCAGGAACAAATTAAGTTCCTTTATCCATGTATTTGGACTTGGACTGGCCATGACGGTGGGCCTGATGATCATGATCAGGTTGCAGGATGATCTGTCCTGGGATCAATTCCATCCCAACTCACAACTGATCTATCGTATCACCACCGAAGTAAAAAAAGCAGATGGTACGGTCTATCAGATGGCCAGCTCACCCATACCGCTTCATGCGGATATTACGCAACACTCATCACAAATTAAAGCCGCCGTTAATATCTATCCGGTACTCAATGGACTGATCCAATCAGATGGCAGGGAATTCAATATCAACGGCGCCTATACCGATCCGTCCTTTTTTACTGTTTTTGGATTTGAACCGGAAAAAGGGAATATCACTACGGCACTTCAGCAACCAAATTCCATCGTGCTCACGCGGTCCACTGCGGAAAAGCTCTTTGGCAATGCAGAGCCGCTGGGCAAGCTGATCAGTACGGTATCGGGACAAACCTTTACGGTTACCGCAGTATTGAAGGAACCGCCTGGCAAAACGCATTTTCCCTTCGAAGCCTATGCGTCCATGAGCAGTCTCAGCGCTACCAATCCCATTGAGCTATCGAACTGGTTCGCATTTCAATCCAGCTATAATTATGTTTTATTGAAAGATGCATCTGCTGCCGCCTCATTCCGCCAACACCTGAATAGTACTGCGGCTATGCTGAACCGTCAGCAACCGGGCATGCATGTTGCATTTCATCTGCAATCATTCAATGATATCACTCCATCGCAGGACCGGTTATTGAATGAAATGGGAGGAGCCAGTTCCTGGTCCAAGATGCTGACCGAATGCGGCGTTGCTCTGCTGATCTTGCTGGCGGCCTGTTTCAACTATACCAACCTTACAATTGCAAGAGCTTTGAAAAAAGCGAAAGAGATCGGCATAAGGAAGATCATCGGCGCCAGCCGCGCTCAGGTGTTTCTCCAATGTATTGCGGAAGCGATGTTGCTCTCTTTATTGGCTTTATTGTTTGCCTGGTTGATCGTAAGCTTTTTGGTAAGGTATGCGCCATTTAACGATGGCTATGAATTCATCCCATCCTCGTTCAGCTATAATTCAGTGATCATCGTGTGCTCATTGGCGTTTGCCATCTTTACCGGTCTGCTGGCAGGAGCTTCACCCGCATGGCTGCTTAGCTCTTTTACGCCGCTGAAAGTGTTGCGTAACTTTGCATCGCTGAAAATCATAGGAAAGGCAGGGCTGCAGAAAACGCTGATCGTATTCCAGTACAGCCTTTCACTGGTGATGATCATTTTCCTGGTTACTTTCTACAGACAGTTCGATCATATGGCCAAACTGGATCCCGGTTTCAGACTAAAGGATGTTGTATCCATTTCCACTTCGGGCAATAATAACCTTGTGCTTCAGAAAGAGATCAGCTCACTGAGTGGCATCACAGCAGTATCCCTGAGTACAGCCAATCCGGGTGCGCAATTCCGGGGAGCAGCAGGCAATGCCTGGCATCATGAAAAACAATCTTCTTTCACCCTGAAATATATTTATGCAGATGCGGATTTTATTCCACTGATGCAATTGAAAATACTGGCAGGAAAGAATTTTACACCATCTGCCGGAAACGATATTGAAACTGTTGTCGTCATTAATGAGCAGGCAGCAAAAGCCATGGGATTTCAGGATCCCGATGCCGCCATCGGCCAACCATTACATGTCAACGATAGTCTCCGGCTGAATGTTTGCGGCGTGATCAAAGACTTTTATTTCGAAGGTACCGGCAGAGCCGTTACACCACTGGCATTGCGATTCAATCCCGGATCTGCCAATACATTGTTCGCCGTTGCTTCGCCCAAAACCAACAGGCAACAGTTGAAAGCCGCGGTGGAGGCAGTTTGGAAAAAGACAGGCGTTGCATCGCAACCATTCCGGATCAATTGGCTGGATGAAGAATATACACGCAACTATTCGCAGGGAGCAACCATTTCCTTACTGGCCTATCTCTGTTTCATTGCTGTTGTGATTGCCACTTTGGGATTGCTGGGCATTGTGATCCATACCATCGAAACGAGAAAAAAGGAAATCACGATCAGGAAGATCATCGGGGCAGACCGGAAACAACTGATCAGCATCTTATCATCGGGCTTTGTAAGATTATTGTTCATTGCAGGATTGATAGCCATGCCGCTGGGATATATGCTGGGTTATATGTTCCTCTTCAATTTTGCAGAAAGGGTCAATTTTGGATTTCTGAACGTCGTGTTCTGTTTCCTTTTCCTGTTGGGAGCGGGCTTGTTCACCATCATTCCACAAACATGGGCGGCAGCCGGTAGTGACCCGGTTGAAGGCCTTCGCTCAGAATGA